One region of Terriglobia bacterium genomic DNA includes:
- a CDS encoding transcriptional regulator has protein sequence MDNVTTSAASYQTVSMDFRRWRWVVLLLLAAGFAAAQSSSPNAPWIALGPEGGDVRSLAHDPHDPSRIFLGTSAGELYLSTDGGARWAHYAHLGGSNDYVLDHIVVDPADANTIYIAAWSIENNGGDIFRSRDGGRSWQPLPAMHGKSVRSFAVYARDSRTMVAGALDGVFRSRDAGDTWERISPANHAEIKNIESIALDPRSPDVIYAGTWHLPWKSSDGGRTWASMKQGIVDDSDVFSIIIDQQNPSNVYLSACSGIYKSENAGELFHKIQGIPFSARRTRVLHQDPANPAIVYAGTTEGLWKSLDAGKTWRRTTAPNLIVNDVMVDPQRPAHVLLATDRSGVLASDDGGQSVRASNHGFSHRQVSAVLADLNDPSTLYAGVINDKEFGGVFVTHDGGVHWQQMNTGLAGHDIFSLAQSAEGDLLAGTHRGVYLYEQKLARWRPINTVLTEKVTTVSRRSPKTRKMVTTTRREYLKSEINARVAAVVVSGERWYAATSDGVYASLDHGRSWRGRPADAQRNFFSLDADGERVIAATPNSLAFSRDGGMAWTSVELPPYVSTVQGVALSPSAIWISSRAGVFYSKDNGATWEHILVGVPPQNLMSVRYDGAARRLLGLTRSGDVYSTNDGQTWNRTAVAGVHIRSLSVAGGRLLGITPFRGIVAQPESQAQALRAASAGSSK, from the coding sequence ATGGACAACGTGACCACATCCGCTGCCTCGTACCAAACTGTGTCGATGGATTTCCGTCGCTGGCGCTGGGTTGTGCTACTGCTGCTGGCCGCTGGATTCGCCGCGGCGCAATCCTCATCGCCGAACGCTCCCTGGATTGCGCTCGGTCCCGAAGGCGGCGACGTGCGCAGTCTGGCGCACGATCCGCATGATCCCAGCCGCATTTTCCTGGGCACCAGCGCGGGCGAGCTGTATCTCTCCACCGATGGCGGCGCCCGTTGGGCGCACTACGCCCACTTGGGCGGCAGCAACGATTATGTCCTCGACCACATCGTGGTCGATCCCGCCGACGCCAACACCATTTACATCGCCGCCTGGAGCATCGAGAACAACGGCGGCGACATTTTCCGTTCCCGCGACGGCGGCCGCTCCTGGCAGCCACTGCCGGCGATGCACGGCAAATCCGTGCGTAGTTTCGCCGTGTATGCGCGCGACTCGCGCACCATGGTCGCCGGCGCGCTCGACGGCGTCTTCCGCAGCAGGGACGCGGGAGACACCTGGGAGCGAATTTCGCCCGCCAATCATGCCGAGATCAAGAACATCGAATCCATCGCCCTCGACCCGCGCTCGCCGGATGTGATTTATGCCGGCACCTGGCATCTGCCGTGGAAGAGCAGCGATGGCGGACGCACCTGGGCCTCGATGAAGCAAGGCATCGTGGACGATTCCGACGTCTTCTCCATCATCATTGATCAGCAGAATCCGTCCAACGTCTACCTGAGCGCCTGCTCCGGAATCTACAAAAGCGAGAATGCAGGCGAACTGTTCCACAAGATCCAGGGAATCCCGTTCTCCGCCCGGCGCACGCGCGTCCTGCACCAGGATCCCGCGAACCCGGCGATCGTCTACGCCGGCACCACGGAAGGACTGTGGAAGTCGCTGGACGCGGGCAAGACCTGGCGGCGCACCACCGCGCCCAACCTGATCGTGAACGACGTGATGGTGGATCCGCAGCGGCCCGCGCACGTCCTGCTGGCCACCGATCGCAGCGGCGTGCTCGCCAGTGACGACGGCGGCCAGAGTGTCCGCGCCTCCAACCATGGCTTCTCGCACCGCCAGGTCTCGGCCGTGCTCGCCGACCTCAACGATCCGAGCACGCTGTACGCCGGCGTGATCAACGACAAGGAATTTGGCGGCGTATTCGTCACCCACGACGGCGGCGTCCACTGGCAGCAGATGAACACCGGCCTCGCCGGACACGACATCTTCAGCCTGGCGCAGTCCGCCGAGGGCGATTTGCTGGCCGGCACCCATCGCGGCGTCTATCTCTACGAGCAGAAACTGGCTCGCTGGCGCCCGATCAACACCGTGCTGACGGAGAAAGTCACTACGGTCAGCCGCCGCTCGCCGAAGACCCGGAAGATGGTAACCACCACCCGGCGCGAATACCTGAAATCGGAGATCAACGCGCGCGTCGCCGCAGTGGTGGTTTCCGGCGAGCGCTGGTACGCCGCCACCTCCGACGGTGTGTACGCCAGTCTCGACCATGGCCGCAGTTGGCGCGGCCGTCCGGCGGACGCGCAGCGCAACTTCTTCTCCCTGGACGCCGATGGCGAGCGGGTGATCGCTGCCACGCCCAACTCGCTGGCCTTTTCGCGCGACGGCGGAATGGCCTGGACCTCGGTGGAATTGCCCCCGTATGTCAGCACCGTGCAAGGCGTGGCGCTCTCGCCCTCCGCCATCTGGATTTCCTCGCGTGCCGGCGTGTTTTACAGCAAGGACAATGGCGCCACCTGGGAGCACATCCTGGTCGGAGTTCCGCCCCAGAACCTCATGTCGGTTCGCTATGACGGGGCGGCGCGGCGACTCCTCGGCCTGACGCGCTCCGGGGATGTCTACTCCACCAACGACGGCCAAACCTGGAACCGGACCGCGGTTGCCGGGGTCCACATCCGCTCGCTCAGCGTCGCCGGCGGGCGCTTGCTCGGGATCACTCCCTTCCGCGGCATCGTTGCCCAACCGGAGTCGCAGGCGCAAGCTCTGCGCGCCGCTTCCGCCGGCAGTTCGAAGTAA
- a CDS encoding OmpA family protein — MSLRERFLGRTCLCAAAISLLLSSSFFFAQEAPTPKFDIFAGYSWMDPGGKVGNVSLPSLKKGFGITSTYNFNKWVGLSLDAEGHYGDLENISTVMLGPRFKLRQEHFEPFAQALFGLHRLSVAGLDSDNRFGAVFGGGFDIPLTRIFSLRLIEADYVWAHHNFRPTIVDTSNLQGARVRSGIVLSFGGGAPPPPLGASCSLNPRSVMAGEPVTMTTSTSNVIKGHTVTYDFSTSGGKATPRDNTVAIDTTGLAPGQYTVNATVTDSKAKKMAPATCSASFTVQEPPKHPPTVSCSANPATVQAGTPSTISATGKSPDNRPLTYGFTASGGRIAPSGQQATLDTAGAYAGLITVNCKATDDRGLSGSNSTSVNVEVPPPPPSVSKLNEIQFKNPKLPARVDNEAKAILDDVALRLQREPDAKAVVVGNFEPSEKNGQTLAEQRAVNTKAYLTQEKGIDPSRIDLRTGSGGNRTAEIYLVPPGTSFDVQGTHTFDASKMKAGKNAYPQAPAPKPMKKKAAKPAAPKP; from the coding sequence ATGTCACTTCGTGAAAGATTTCTTGGCCGCACCTGCCTGTGCGCCGCAGCCATCTCCCTCCTCCTGTCATCCTCATTTTTCTTCGCTCAGGAGGCGCCCACCCCGAAGTTCGACATCTTCGCCGGTTACTCCTGGATGGATCCGGGTGGCAAGGTCGGCAACGTGTCCCTGCCGTCCCTCAAGAAGGGATTCGGGATTACCTCCACCTACAACTTCAACAAGTGGGTGGGCCTCAGCCTTGACGCGGAGGGCCACTATGGCGATTTGGAAAATATCTCCACGGTAATGCTCGGTCCCCGGTTCAAGCTCCGCCAGGAACACTTTGAGCCATTCGCGCAGGCCCTGTTCGGGCTGCATCGGCTATCGGTTGCCGGTTTAGACTCCGACAACCGTTTCGGCGCCGTCTTTGGCGGCGGATTCGACATCCCGCTGACGCGAATTTTTTCTCTCCGCCTGATCGAGGCCGACTATGTCTGGGCGCACCATAATTTTCGTCCGACCATAGTTGATACGTCGAACTTGCAGGGGGCGCGCGTCCGCAGCGGAATCGTGCTCAGTTTCGGTGGCGGTGCGCCGCCGCCGCCGCTGGGCGCGAGCTGCTCGCTTAACCCGAGGTCGGTGATGGCGGGTGAGCCGGTCACCATGACCACCTCCACCAGCAACGTCATCAAGGGCCACACTGTAACTTACGATTTCAGCACCAGCGGCGGAAAGGCAACGCCGAGGGACAACACCGTTGCCATTGACACCACCGGACTGGCGCCGGGCCAGTACACGGTCAACGCGACCGTTACCGATTCCAAGGCGAAGAAGATGGCGCCGGCCACCTGCAGCGCTAGTTTCACCGTGCAAGAGCCGCCCAAGCATCCGCCAACCGTTTCCTGCAGCGCGAATCCGGCGACGGTCCAGGCGGGCACGCCTTCCACCATTTCCGCTACTGGGAAGAGTCCTGACAATCGTCCGCTGACCTATGGCTTCACCGCCAGCGGCGGCCGCATTGCCCCGAGCGGCCAGCAGGCCACGCTGGACACCGCGGGCGCTTACGCCGGGCTGATCACCGTGAACTGCAAGGCGACCGACGATCGCGGGCTCAGCGGCAGCAATTCGACCTCGGTGAACGTGGAAGTACCGCCGCCTCCGCCGAGCGTCAGCAAGCTCAACGAAATTCAGTTTAAGAACCCGAAACTGCCGGCGCGCGTCGACAACGAAGCCAAGGCCATCCTGGACGATGTTGCCCTGCGCCTGCAGCGTGAACCCGATGCCAAGGCGGTGGTGGTCGGCAATTTCGAGCCCAGCGAAAAGAACGGGCAGACACTTGCCGAGCAGCGCGCTGTCAATACCAAGGCGTACCTGACGCAGGAAAAGGGAATCGACCCGAGTCGCATTGATCTGCGCACCGGCAGCGGCGGCAATCGCACCGCTGAGATTTACCTTGTCCCGCCGGGCACGAGCTTTGATGTCCAGGGCACGCACACGTTTGACGCCAGCAAGATGAAGGCGGGCAAGAACGCGTATCCGCAGGCTCCGGCGCCCAAGCCCATGAAGAAGAAAGCGGCCAAGCCGGCGGCTCCAAAGCCGTAG
- a CDS encoding sigma-54 dependent transcriptional regulator — MNQEKVLIVEDEENERTGLAELASLWGFKCETACDGVEALEKIESWSPAIVVTDLMMPRMDGMELLRRVAGLPQECKVIVMTAHGSVDSAVEAMKIGAYDYIQKGGDPTRLRTILKHAVSQRDTERELEVTRRTLRDKGVMGPMVGTSPKMQEIFHLVEMVAPSTASVLITGESGTGKELVARTIHDLSPRKGKPFIAINCAAIPETLIESEIFGHEKGSFTGAVERRVGCFELAEGGTLLLDEIGEMPIATQAKLLRVLEDRKLRRLGSKVETSVDVRVLAATNKIPEEAVAQGYLRNDLYYRLNVFNIAMPPLRDHKQDLPELVTALLADMNEKHGRKVQMVSDSVMSLFSSFAWPGNVRELRNTLERAIIVCETGVVETKHLPPGFGQVTPRPPVQEANAVRLGVGTTVGEAEKLLILKTLEATNNNKTRAAEILGISLKTLHNKLKEYGSHQVATADVGQ, encoded by the coding sequence ATGAACCAGGAAAAGGTACTCATCGTCGAGGATGAGGAGAACGAACGCACCGGTCTGGCCGAGCTGGCTTCGCTGTGGGGCTTTAAATGCGAAACCGCGTGCGACGGAGTTGAGGCGCTGGAGAAGATCGAGTCCTGGTCGCCGGCGATCGTGGTCACCGACCTGATGATGCCGCGCATGGACGGGATGGAGCTGCTGCGGCGCGTCGCCGGCCTGCCGCAAGAATGCAAGGTCATTGTCATGACCGCGCACGGCAGCGTGGATAGCGCGGTGGAGGCGATGAAGATCGGCGCCTACGACTACATCCAGAAGGGCGGCGATCCAACGCGTCTGCGCACCATCCTGAAACACGCCGTGAGCCAGCGTGATACCGAGCGCGAACTGGAAGTGACGCGGCGCACGCTGCGCGACAAGGGCGTAATGGGCCCGATGGTGGGCACCTCGCCCAAAATGCAGGAGATCTTTCACCTGGTGGAAATGGTGGCGCCGAGCACGGCCTCGGTGCTGATCACCGGCGAAAGCGGGACCGGGAAAGAGCTGGTGGCGCGCACCATTCACGACCTCAGCCCGCGCAAAGGCAAGCCCTTCATCGCCATCAATTGCGCGGCCATTCCGGAAACGCTGATCGAAAGCGAGATCTTCGGCCATGAAAAGGGCTCCTTCACCGGCGCCGTGGAGCGCCGCGTCGGCTGCTTCGAGCTGGCCGAGGGCGGCACGCTGTTGCTGGATGAAATCGGCGAAATGCCCATCGCCACCCAGGCCAAGCTGCTGCGCGTACTCGAAGACCGCAAGCTGCGGCGGTTGGGCAGCAAGGTGGAAACCTCGGTCGACGTCCGCGTCCTGGCGGCAACCAATAAGATCCCGGAAGAGGCGGTGGCGCAGGGATATCTGCGCAACGACCTGTATTATCGTCTCAACGTTTTCAATATCGCCATGCCACCGCTGCGCGATCACAAGCAGGACCTGCCGGAGCTGGTGACCGCGCTGTTGGCGGACATGAACGAGAAACACGGGCGCAAGGTACAGATGGTCAGCGACTCGGTGATGTCGCTGTTTTCTTCGTTTGCGTGGCCGGGGAACGTGCGCGAGCTGAGAAACACGCTGGAGCGCGCGATCATCGTGTGCGAGACCGGCGTGGTGGAAACCAAGCACCTGCCGCCGGGTTTCGGCCAGGTCACGCCGCGTCCGCCGGTGCAGGAGGCCAATGCGGTCCGGCTCGGCGTGGGCACCACCGTCGGGGAAGCGGAAAAACTGCTTATCCTGAAAACCCTGGAAGCGACCAATAACAACAAAACGCGCGCGGCGGAAATTTTGGGGATCAGCCTGAAGACGCTGCACAATAAGCTGAAGGAATACGGAAGCCATCAGGTGGCCACGGCCGATGTGGGGCAGTAA
- a CDS encoding PAS domain-containing sensor histidine kinase, with protein MRLKLKTKLVIGISAMVVALVATLSYIYVSQMLRQRVSEAYQSGDFTAHQIYHGAREALELDLSNARVDPDDPQAVEAAIEDSLQTDPGLNSLLQSIVGYSPTIYDAALTDISGRALLHTDSDAQGKLAPSRPDFATVVKGGFRQQMRIVFGKPQVYEVRLPLSRAGKPFGQIRVGLSTVFLKSELQPQITHALEFAALSILVSLLLAAVLSHFALRPLEAIGQRLDRITAGEIEPVSAKSPARYDEYGLVTTKIDRLGQQMRDVKEVFSALKENLDQIMGNLQDGLMLFTQDARVVLVSASAEPFVGRERSRILGCGVTDIFTRNTRLGRTVLEAFEQHRPVEQREVAAENGRRVQVSIDFIEEGGQKIGALLTMRDAESVRQISDEIELSRRLAAIGRLTSGVAHEVRNPINAIMVHLEVLREKIKQIDPESKRHMDVIGSEIQRLDRVVQTLVDFTKPVELRLGDTDLRRVVEDVSLLAAPEAARHGVTVGCELPAEPLVVKADTDLVKQAVLNIALNGIQAMPGGGALNLAARREDDAIEIEVRDQGPGIPPEVRDKIFNLYFTTKKSGSGIGLAMSYRVMQLHNGSVEFESEPGQGTVFHLRFPATGQLHAASSQQGADTQEVKAS; from the coding sequence ATGCGCTTAAAGCTCAAAACCAAGCTGGTGATCGGCATCAGCGCCATGGTGGTGGCGCTGGTGGCAACGCTGTCCTATATCTACGTGTCGCAGATGCTGCGGCAGCGGGTGAGCGAGGCGTACCAGAGCGGCGACTTCACCGCGCACCAGATTTACCACGGGGCGCGCGAGGCGCTGGAACTCGATCTCAGCAACGCGCGCGTGGACCCGGACGATCCCCAGGCGGTCGAAGCCGCCATCGAGGACAGCCTGCAGACCGATCCCGGTCTCAATTCCCTGCTGCAATCCATCGTCGGTTACTCGCCGACAATCTACGATGCCGCCCTCACCGACATCAGCGGGCGGGCGCTGCTGCACACCGATTCCGATGCGCAGGGCAAGCTGGCGCCATCGCGGCCGGACTTTGCTACGGTGGTGAAGGGCGGCTTCCGGCAGCAGATGCGGATCGTGTTCGGCAAGCCCCAAGTGTACGAAGTCCGACTCCCGCTCAGCCGCGCCGGCAAGCCCTTTGGCCAGATCCGCGTCGGGCTTTCCACTGTGTTTCTGAAAAGCGAACTGCAGCCGCAGATCACGCACGCGCTGGAGTTTGCCGCGTTGTCCATCCTGGTTTCGCTGTTGCTGGCGGCCGTGCTTTCTCATTTCGCGCTGCGGCCGCTGGAAGCGATCGGGCAGCGCCTGGACCGCATAACGGCGGGAGAAATTGAGCCCGTTTCCGCCAAGAGCCCCGCCCGCTATGACGAGTACGGCCTGGTCACCACCAAGATTGACCGGCTGGGCCAGCAGATGCGCGACGTCAAAGAAGTGTTCTCCGCGTTGAAGGAGAACCTCGACCAGATCATGGGCAACCTGCAGGACGGCCTGATGCTGTTCACCCAGGACGCGCGCGTGGTGCTGGTCAGCGCTTCGGCGGAACCCTTCGTCGGCCGAGAACGAAGCCGAATCCTGGGCTGCGGCGTTACCGACATCTTCACCCGCAACACGCGCCTGGGCCGCACCGTCCTGGAGGCGTTCGAACAGCACCGCCCGGTCGAGCAACGCGAGGTCGCCGCCGAGAATGGCCGGCGGGTGCAGGTGTCCATCGATTTTATCGAGGAAGGCGGGCAAAAGATCGGGGCGCTGCTGACCATGCGCGATGCCGAGTCGGTGCGGCAAATTAGCGACGAGATCGAGCTTTCACGCCGCCTGGCCGCCATCGGACGCCTGACCTCGGGCGTCGCCCACGAGGTGCGGAATCCGATCAACGCCATCATGGTCCACCTCGAGGTGCTGCGGGAAAAAATCAAGCAGATCGATCCCGAATCGAAGCGCCACATGGACGTGATCGGCAGCGAAATCCAGCGCCTGGATCGCGTGGTGCAGACGCTGGTGGACTTCACCAAACCGGTGGAACTCCGGCTCGGCGACACCGACCTGCGCCGTGTGGTGGAGGATGTATCGCTGCTGGCCGCACCGGAAGCCGCGCGCCACGGGGTCACCGTCGGATGCGAACTGCCGGCGGAACCGCTGGTGGTGAAGGCCGATACCGATCTGGTAAAACAGGCGGTCTTGAATATCGCCCTGAACGGAATCCAGGCGATGCCGGGCGGCGGCGCGCTGAACCTGGCGGCGCGGCGTGAGGACGACGCCATCGAAATCGAGGTCCGCGACCAGGGGCCGGGCATCCCGCCGGAGGTCCGCGACAAGATTTTCAACCTGTATTTCACCACCAAGAAGTCGGGTAGCGGAATCGGCCTGGCCATGAGCTATCGCGTCATGCAATTGCACAACGGATCGGTGGAATTCGAATCCGAGCCGGGTCAAGGGACGGTGTTTCATCTGCGGTTTCCGGCCACCGGGCAGCTTCACGCGGCCTCTTCGCAGCAGGGCGCCGACACGCAGGAAGTCAAGGCATCGTGA